In one window of Polaromonas naphthalenivorans CJ2 DNA:
- a CDS encoding sulfate ABC transporter substrate-binding protein — translation MTSKLKTLLAALALATGGLASSQTLLNGSYDVAREFYKDYNAAFIAHYKKTTGKDVKIDQSHAGSSAVARSVADGLDADVVTMNTSTDVEFLANAGVVAKDWAKRFPGNASPTTSTMLFLVRNGNPKGIKDWDDLTKPGIQVIVVNPKTGGNGRYTYLAAWGYAKKKGATDAQAAEFVGKLYKNVPVLGKGGRDATTAFLQRNIGDVLVTFESEVVSVNKEFGEGKVDAVYPSISILAENPVAVVERTVAKKGTAVLAKAYLDYLYSDEGQEIAAKHAMRPYSQAILKKNAAVFKPIQLFTVQEMFGSLSEAQKVHFNDGGQFDKLYTVR, via the coding sequence ATGACCTCAAAATTAAAAACACTCCTGGCCGCACTTGCGCTGGCCACGGGCGGCCTGGCATCAAGCCAAACCCTGCTGAACGGCTCGTATGACGTGGCGCGCGAGTTCTACAAGGACTACAACGCCGCCTTCATCGCCCACTACAAGAAAACCACCGGCAAGGACGTGAAGATCGACCAGTCGCATGCCGGCTCCAGCGCCGTGGCGCGTTCGGTGGCCGACGGCCTGGACGCCGATGTGGTGACCATGAACACCTCGACCGATGTCGAGTTCCTGGCCAATGCCGGCGTGGTCGCCAAGGACTGGGCCAAGCGCTTTCCGGGCAACGCCTCGCCGACCACCTCGACCATGCTGTTCCTGGTGCGCAACGGCAATCCCAAGGGCATCAAGGACTGGGACGACCTGACCAAGCCAGGCATCCAGGTGATCGTGGTCAACCCCAAGACCGGCGGCAATGGCCGCTACACCTACCTGGCCGCCTGGGGCTACGCCAAGAAGAAGGGCGCGACCGATGCGCAGGCCGCCGAGTTTGTCGGCAAGCTGTACAAGAATGTTCCGGTGCTGGGCAAGGGCGGGCGCGACGCGACCACGGCCTTTTTGCAGCGCAACATTGGCGACGTGCTGGTGACCTTCGAATCCGAAGTGGTGTCGGTCAACAAGGAGTTCGGCGAAGGCAAGGTTGATGCGGTGTACCCGTCCATCAGCATCCTGGCCGAGAACCCGGTGGCGGTGGTGGAGCGCACCGTGGCCAAGAAGGGAACGGCTGTATTGGCCAAGGCCTACCTGGATTACCTGTATTCGGATGAAGGGCAGGAAATTGCCGCCAAACATGCCATGCGTCCGTATTCGCAGGCTATCCTGAAAAAGAACGCCGCTGTTTTCAAGCCCATCCAGTTGTTCACGGTGCAGGAAATGTTCGGCTCGCTGAGCGAAGCGCAAAAAGTCCACTTCAATGACGGTGGCCAGTTCGACAAGCTCTACACCGTCCGTTAA
- a CDS encoding LysR family transcriptional regulator, whose amino-acid sequence MEDLNDMLYFAEVAERGGFAAAGRALGLPKSRLSRRVAELESRLGVRLLQRTTRKLSLTEVGDIYLRHCSAMRDEALAAAEAVAHLQVEPRGMLRVTCPVTLAQSTLGYLIPRYLALFPLVKLDLRVTNRVVDLVEEGIDIALRVRPTLDDSGSLVVKQLGATCGHLLASPEQLRRQGTPATLEDLARLDTVAMSATDGRSAWVLVGPDGQEFVFQHQPRYVADDLQTLKLAVLAGTGISFLPEFLSRAELQAQLLVPVLPGWAPKPGMAHAVFPSRRGQIPAVRSFLDFLGKYMQGEEVLGSESPDSS is encoded by the coding sequence ATGGAAGACCTGAACGACATGCTGTACTTTGCCGAGGTCGCGGAGCGCGGCGGTTTTGCCGCTGCCGGACGGGCGCTGGGCCTGCCGAAATCCCGGCTGTCGCGCCGCGTGGCCGAACTGGAATCGCGCCTGGGCGTTCGCCTGCTGCAGCGCACCACGCGCAAGCTGTCGCTGACCGAAGTCGGCGACATCTATCTGCGCCACTGCAGCGCCATGCGCGATGAAGCGCTGGCCGCTGCCGAGGCGGTGGCGCACCTGCAGGTGGAGCCGCGCGGCATGCTGCGCGTGACCTGCCCGGTCACGCTGGCCCAAAGCACGCTGGGCTACCTGATTCCCCGTTACCTGGCGCTGTTTCCGCTGGTCAAGCTCGATTTGCGTGTGACCAACCGGGTGGTCGATCTGGTGGAGGAGGGCATCGACATCGCGCTGCGGGTGCGGCCCACGCTGGACGACAGCGGCAGCCTGGTCGTCAAGCAACTGGGTGCGACCTGCGGCCATCTGCTGGCCAGCCCGGAACAGCTTCGCCGGCAGGGCACGCCGGCGACCCTCGAAGACCTGGCCCGGCTGGACACGGTGGCCATGTCGGCGACCGACGGGCGCAGCGCCTGGGTGCTGGTCGGACCCGACGGGCAGGAATTTGTGTTCCAGCACCAGCCGCGCTACGTGGCCGACGACCTGCAGACGCTCAAGCTGGCCGTGCTGGCGGGAACGGGCATCAGTTTTTTGCCTGAATTCCTCAGCAGGGCAGAGCTTCAGGCGCAACTGCTGGTGCCGGTGCTGCCGGGCTGGGCGCCCAAACCGGGCATGGCGCATGCGGTTTTCCCTTCGCGGCGCGGCCAGATACCGGCGGTGCGCAGCTTCCTCGACTTTCTGGGCAAGTACATGCAGGGTGAAGAAGTGCTGGGGAGCGAATCGCCGGACTCATCCTGA
- the cysT gene encoding sulfate ABC transporter permease subunit CysT has translation MSALISGASSAGVALPQRASAKRTPQRVLPGFRLTLGYTVLYLSLIVLIPITALFFKTFTLTWEQFVFAVTSPRVMASYRLTFGASLIAALVNLVFGLLLAWVLVRYKFPGKKIVDALVDLPFALPTAVAGISLTALLAGNGWLGQYLEPMGIKLAFTPAGVVIALIFVGMPFVVRTVQPVLEDAEKELEEAATALGANRLQIFTKVIFPHIAPALLTGFAMAFARAIGEYGSVIFIAGNMPMISEITPLIIIGKLEQYDYAGATAVAVVMLVLSFVLLLVINALQTWQRRHTGASS, from the coding sequence ATGAGTGCCTTGATTTCCGGGGCGTCATCCGCAGGGGTGGCGCTGCCGCAGCGCGCGAGCGCCAAACGAACGCCCCAGCGCGTATTGCCCGGCTTCAGGCTGACGCTGGGCTACACGGTGCTGTACCTGAGCCTGATCGTGCTGATTCCGATCACGGCGCTGTTCTTCAAGACCTTCACCCTGACCTGGGAGCAGTTTGTGTTCGCCGTCACGTCGCCGCGCGTCATGGCCTCGTACCGGCTGACGTTCGGCGCTTCGCTGATTGCCGCGCTCGTCAACCTGGTGTTTGGCCTGCTGCTGGCCTGGGTGCTGGTGCGCTACAAGTTTCCGGGCAAGAAGATCGTCGATGCGCTGGTCGATTTGCCGTTCGCGCTGCCAACCGCCGTGGCCGGCATCTCGCTGACGGCGCTGCTGGCCGGCAACGGCTGGCTCGGCCAGTACCTCGAACCCATGGGCATCAAGCTGGCCTTCACGCCGGCCGGCGTGGTGATCGCCTTGATTTTTGTCGGCATGCCGTTTGTCGTGCGCACGGTGCAGCCGGTGCTCGAAGATGCCGAAAAAGAGCTTGAGGAAGCTGCCACGGCGCTGGGCGCCAACCGGCTGCAGATTTTCACCAAGGTGATTTTTCCGCACATTGCGCCAGCCCTGCTGACGGGTTTTGCGATGGCCTTTGCGCGCGCGATTGGCGAATACGGCTCGGTGATCTTCATTGCCGGCAACATGCCGATGATTTCCGAGATCACGCCGCTGATCATCATCGGCAAGCTGGAGCAGTACGACTATGCCGGCGCGACGGCCGTGGCGGTGGTGATGCTGGTGCTGTCCTTCGTCCTGCTGCTGGTCATCAATGCGCTGCAGACCTGGCAGCGCCGCCATACCGGAGCATCTTCATGA
- a CDS encoding FMN-dependent NADH-azoreductase, whose translation MSKLLHIDSSILGSNSVSRQLTAQIVASWRAAHPATEVSYLDLAMDSPSHLSVESLGFRLPAGTADLSEVQQRENAISEALVSQFMAADVLVIGAPLYNFSIPSQLKAWIDRVAQAGRTFKYTEKGPVGLAGGKTIIVASARGGMYSTSDAGNAMEHQESYLKTVFGFFGVTDVRFVRAEGLAMGEAAKAAALAAAQVEILAQTHSAANQPQAVLVA comes from the coding sequence ATGAGCAAGCTTCTTCACATCGACTCCAGCATCCTGGGCAGCAATTCGGTTTCCCGCCAGCTGACGGCGCAAATCGTCGCCTCGTGGCGCGCCGCCCATCCGGCCACCGAAGTCAGCTACCTCGACCTGGCCATGGACAGCCCGAGCCATTTGTCGGTCGAGTCCCTGGGTTTTCGCCTGCCTGCTGGCACGGCTGACCTGAGCGAAGTTCAGCAGCGCGAAAACGCAATTTCCGAAGCCCTGGTGTCGCAGTTCATGGCAGCCGATGTGCTGGTGATCGGTGCGCCGCTGTACAACTTTTCGATTCCCAGCCAGCTCAAGGCCTGGATTGACCGCGTGGCCCAGGCCGGCCGCACCTTCAAGTACACCGAAAAAGGCCCGGTCGGCCTGGCCGGCGGCAAAACCATCATCGTGGCCTCGGCCCGTGGCGGCATGTATTCGACCAGCGATGCCGGCAATGCCATGGAACACCAGGAAAGCTACCTGAAAACCGTCTTCGGCTTCTTCGGCGTGACCGATGTGCGCTTTGTCCGGGCCGAAGGCCTGGCGATGGGCGAAGCCGCCAAGGCCGCCGCGCTGGCCGCCGCGCAGGTTGAAATCCTGGCGCAAACCCACAGCGCCGCCAACCAGCCGCAGGCAGTCCTGGTTGCCTGA
- a CDS encoding RBBP9/YdeN family alpha/beta hydrolase — protein sequence MRIIIVPGWRDSGPGHWQSLWADRLPGAVRVRQDDWITPSREAWVASIAQTIVRQGEPVVVVAHSLGCIATAHLPPEAMDRIQGALLVAPADPERRAVLSDFAPVPFQKLPYRTILVASANDPYCPVRLAGAYARAWGSEFVRLQDAGHINTESGHGEWPLGMALLQSLALDGTDAPFSKLSSSPPGFLETA from the coding sequence GTGCGCATCATCATTGTTCCCGGCTGGCGCGATTCCGGCCCCGGCCACTGGCAAAGCCTGTGGGCCGACCGGCTGCCTGGCGCGGTGCGCGTGCGGCAGGACGACTGGATCACGCCCAGCCGCGAGGCCTGGGTCGCATCGATTGCCCAGACCATCGTGCGGCAAGGCGAGCCGGTGGTGGTCGTCGCGCACAGCCTGGGCTGCATTGCCACCGCGCATTTGCCGCCAGAGGCGATGGACAGGATTCAGGGCGCCTTGCTGGTGGCGCCGGCCGACCCGGAGCGCCGCGCCGTGCTGAGCGACTTCGCGCCCGTGCCTTTTCAGAAGCTGCCTTACCGCACCATTTTGGTGGCCAGCGCCAATGACCCTTATTGCCCGGTGCGGCTGGCGGGCGCTTATGCTCGGGCCTGGGGCAGCGAGTTTGTCCGCCTGCAGGACGCCGGCCACATCAATACCGAATCGGGCCACGGCGAATGGCCGCTCGGCATGGCGTTGTTGCAGTCGCTGGCATTGGACGGCACCGATGCCCCATTTTCAAAGCTTTCTTCTTCACCTCCTGGATTTCTGGAAACGGCATGA